In Candidatus Thorarchaeota archaeon, the following proteins share a genomic window:
- a CDS encoding isoprenylcysteine carboxylmethyltransferase family protein, with product MSEDQHSDEFGPYTVLRSAAVIANFIILLPAALSTRSHGTSFLDFVSILIGIWLASRFVRYLGRAHEYPAAWTSPSRVRQIERRGIFSKIRHPTIAAVIYMNLAYLFLFRSMTILLTVCLCIGFWYMIAKYEESVMNERFGDQYREYIMRTGMFLAGDGHQEMY from the coding sequence ATGAGCGAGGACCAACACTCCGATGAATTCGGGCCCTATACGGTCTTGCGATCAGCCGCTGTGATAGCGAACTTCATAATACTCTTGCCAGCAGCTCTCAGCACTCGCAGTCATGGGACAAGCTTCCTTGACTTCGTGTCGATTCTGATTGGTATTTGGCTGGCGAGCAGATTTGTCAGATATCTGGGCCGCGCGCATGAGTATCCTGCAGCTTGGACTTCACCCTCCCGCGTGCGACAAATAGAGCGACGCGGCATATTCTCGAAGATTCGCCACCCTACGATAGCGGCCGTCATTTACATGAATCTTGCCTACCTCTTTCTGTTTCGGAGCATGACAATTCTGCTGACGGTGTGCCTTTGCATCGGCTTCTGGTACATGATTGCCAAGTATGAGGAGTCAGTCATGAATGAGCGATTTGGGGACCAGTATCGAGAGTACATCATGAGGACGGGTATGTTCCTCGCCGGTGATGGCCACCAAGAGATGTACTAA